The following are from one region of the Eubacterium sp. MSJ-33 genome:
- a CDS encoding type II secretion system F family protein, giving the protein MGVCILIQVGLLGLAILSRIHFSKYKDGDIKQFRHMRETIQAVRVIPRQEAEAIVRKCVKQMVWAAIIILFVSTCIAEGMIWNERRSVFEAGIVKRESYDGEVKTEDIRLSVDDKDYTYTIEVAPREYTENEFYQKAQTQITGLEMKILGDNPDLDHVTGPLILPTEDEAGVFTYTWKSDNPAVVSPYGKVDLEEIEGTVLVLLTVEISYRTYMVEHVFPVSVVRDMRRKDAVEQAEEELQRIEKETRTDENLRLPEQFAGVDISLQRQERKWAMTWVFFGILLVGMLPVWMHEKYRKERKKRNSVLIGKYASFVNSLWLLLGSGMTVQMGIRHIISEMKEDNLLKRELEYAVHQLDTGGEESFVYEQLGRRLELPEYSRLLQQISQHIRMGTKDLRNLMEQQLQQALQKRRELAKKKGEEASTKLLFPMIVLLVLVILIIIYPAFAGL; this is encoded by the coding sequence ATGGGAGTTTGCATATTAATACAGGTTGGGCTTCTCGGCCTGGCAATTCTATCAAGAATCCATTTTAGTAAATACAAAGATGGTGATATAAAGCAGTTTCGACATATGCGGGAAACGATACAGGCGGTTCGGGTGATTCCAAGGCAGGAAGCAGAGGCAATTGTAAGAAAATGTGTAAAACAGATGGTGTGGGCTGCCATCATAATTCTTTTTGTTAGTACCTGTATTGCTGAGGGAATGATATGGAACGAACGCCGATCCGTTTTTGAAGCAGGAATTGTAAAGAGGGAATCGTATGACGGTGAAGTGAAAACAGAAGATATCCGGCTATCGGTCGATGACAAAGATTATACATATACAATAGAGGTTGCACCAAGGGAGTATACGGAGAACGAATTTTATCAGAAAGCACAGACACAGATTACGGGTCTGGAAATGAAAATCCTGGGAGATAATCCGGATTTAGATCATGTGACTGGACCTTTGATTTTGCCGACAGAGGATGAGGCAGGCGTATTTACTTATACATGGAAATCAGACAATCCGGCAGTTGTCTCGCCCTATGGAAAGGTTGATTTGGAGGAAATAGAAGGAACAGTGCTTGTGCTGCTGACAGTAGAAATATCATATCGGACATATATGGTAGAACATGTATTTCCTGTATCTGTGGTGCGTGATATGCGTAGGAAAGATGCGGTAGAACAGGCGGAAGAGGAGCTTCAGCGGATAGAAAAAGAAACCAGAACAGACGAGAACTTACGATTGCCGGAACAGTTTGCAGGAGTGGATATTTCGTTGCAGAGGCAAGAACGGAAATGGGCGATGACATGGGTCTTTTTTGGAATTTTGCTGGTAGGAATGCTGCCGGTATGGATGCATGAAAAATACAGAAAGGAACGAAAAAAAAGAAACAGTGTGCTGATCGGAAAATATGCGTCCTTTGTGAACAGCCTGTGGTTGTTGCTTGGTTCAGGAATGACAGTACAGATGGGAATTCGACACATTATATCAGAGATGAAAGAAGATAATTTGTTAAAAAGAGAGTTGGAATATGCTGTGCATCAGTTGGATACCGGAGGTGAGGAAAGTTTCGTGTATGAGCAGCTCGGAAGACGGTTGGAATTGCCGGAATATTCCCGGTTGCTGCAACAGATCAGCCAGCATATTCGCATGGGAACAAAAGACCTTAGAAATCTGATGGAACAGCAATTGCAGCAGGCACTTCAAAAACGAAGAGAGCTTGCAAAGAAAAAAGGAGAGGAGGCATCAACGAAGCTGTTGTTCCCAATGATTGTACTGTTAGTTCTTGTCATACTCATTATTATTTATCCGGCATTTGCGGGATTATAG
- the rsmI gene encoding 16S rRNA (cytidine(1402)-2'-O)-methyltransferase: MAGILYLIATPIGNLEDMTYRAVRLLGEVDLIAAEDTRNSIKLLNHFDIKTPMTSYHEHNKYEKAQVLVDKLLQGMNIAVITDAGTPGISDPGEEITRQCYESGIQVVPVPGACAAVNALIASGQATRRFAFEAFLPMDKKERQAVLAVLAKETRTIVVYEAPHRLKKTLQELLGTLGNRSVTVCREITKKHETFWKTTLQEAVDFYAVEEAKGECILVIEGLSWEAIETEAHQKWETMSIEKHLQMYLEQGIDKKEAMKLVAKDRGISKRDVYAACL, from the coding sequence ATGGCAGGAATATTGTATTTGATCGCAACACCAATCGGGAATCTGGAAGATATGACTTACCGTGCGGTGCGATTGCTTGGAGAGGTGGATCTGATTGCGGCGGAGGATACGAGAAACAGTATCAAGCTGCTCAATCATTTTGACATCAAGACACCGATGACAAGCTATCATGAACATAACAAATACGAGAAGGCACAGGTACTTGTGGATAAGCTTCTCCAGGGAATGAATATCGCAGTGATTACCGATGCCGGAACACCGGGTATTTCAGATCCCGGGGAGGAGATTACGAGGCAGTGTTATGAGTCTGGGATACAGGTGGTTCCGGTACCGGGCGCGTGCGCTGCGGTCAATGCGTTGATTGCATCCGGACAGGCAACCAGACGATTTGCATTTGAAGCTTTTTTACCGATGGACAAGAAGGAACGGCAGGCGGTGCTTGCGGTACTGGCGAAAGAAACACGCACGATCGTAGTTTATGAGGCACCACACCGGCTGAAGAAGACGTTGCAGGAGCTGCTTGGTACACTTGGAAACCGGTCGGTTACAGTCTGCAGGGAGATTACGAAGAAACATGAGACATTTTGGAAGACGACTTTGCAGGAAGCAGTCGATTTTTATGCCGTGGAAGAAGCAAAGGGCGAATGTATTCTTGTGATTGAGGGATTGTCATGGGAGGCAATCGAGACGGAAGCACATCAAAAGTGGGAAACAATGAGTATTGAAAAACATTTGCAGATGTATCTTGAGCAGGGAATCGATAAAAAAGAAGCGATGAAGCTGGTTGCAAAGGATCGCGGTATTTCCAAGCGGGATGTCTATGCAGCATGCCTATAA
- a CDS encoding pyridoxal phosphate-dependent aminotransferase has translation MRNPLSKTIEQIKPSGIRKFFDIVSEMPHAISLGVGEPDFDTPWHVRSEGIRSLEKGRTFYTSNSGLIELRQEICKWYQRKYNVLYNYKTEALLTVGGSEGIDVALRAMLDPGDEVIIPEPCYVSYVPCVQLIGAVPVTIELKNENQFRLTSEELLAAITDKTKILILAFPSNPTGAVMTKEDLEPIAKICQEKDIYVISDEIYSELTYGGEKHCSISSLPGMKERTIVINGFSKAYAMTGWRLGYALAPEVIAHQMTKIHQFAIMCAPTTSQYAAIEAIKNGDADIERMCKSYDQRRRFLLKKFEEMGLPCFEPHGAFYVFPCIKEFGITSDEFATRLLREEELAVVPGTAFGDCGEGFLRISYAYSIEQLKEAMGRLERFIGRLREQKTC, from the coding sequence GTGAGAAATCCATTGTCAAAAACGATAGAACAGATTAAGCCATCTGGAATCCGGAAGTTCTTTGACATTGTAAGCGAGATGCCACATGCAATCTCACTCGGTGTTGGTGAGCCGGATTTTGATACACCTTGGCATGTTCGGTCCGAGGGTATCCGTTCGCTGGAAAAGGGACGGACATTTTACACCTCGAATTCCGGACTGATTGAGTTGCGTCAGGAAATCTGTAAATGGTATCAGAGAAAATATAACGTATTGTATAATTACAAGACCGAGGCATTGCTGACCGTCGGTGGTAGCGAGGGTATTGATGTGGCGCTTCGTGCCATGCTTGATCCGGGGGATGAGGTTATTATCCCGGAGCCATGTTATGTATCCTATGTGCCTTGTGTACAGTTGATTGGGGCTGTGCCGGTTACGATTGAACTGAAAAATGAGAATCAGTTCCGTCTGACTTCGGAGGAGCTGCTTGCAGCAATCACAGATAAGACGAAGATTTTAATCCTTGCATTTCCGAGCAATCCGACAGGGGCGGTAATGACGAAGGAGGATCTTGAACCGATCGCGAAGATTTGTCAGGAGAAGGATATCTATGTGATCTCCGATGAGATTTATTCAGAGCTTACATATGGTGGCGAGAAACATTGCTCGATTTCATCCCTGCCGGGCATGAAGGAACGGACGATTGTCATCAACGGTTTTTCCAAAGCGTATGCGATGACCGGATGGAGACTTGGCTATGCGCTTGCACCGGAGGTGATTGCGCATCAGATGACAAAAATCCATCAGTTTGCAATTATGTGTGCACCGACGACGAGCCAGTATGCAGCCATCGAGGCAATCAAAAATGGTGATGCGGACATTGAGCGGATGTGCAAGTCCTATGACCAAAGACGTCGGTTTTTGTTGAAAAAGTTCGAGGAGATGGGACTTCCATGCTTTGAGCCGCATGGTGCATTCTATGTATTCCCGTGCATTAAGGAGTTTGGCATCACGAGTGACGAATTCGCAACAAGACTGCTCCGTGAGGAGGAGTTGGCAGTCGTGCCGGGCACCGCGTTTGGTGACTGTGGCGAAGGTTTCCTGCGTATCTCATACGCATACTCAATCGAGCAGCTCAAAGAAGCAATGGGAAGATTAGAGAGATTTATTGGACGGTTAAGAGAGCAAAAGACATGTTAA
- a CDS encoding TIGR01212 family radical SAM protein yields MVEIMGQEKWLDKPYYSLDAYMKYTYGQKVYKIAVDAGLTCPNRDGTLGERGCIFCSAGGSGDFAVPIAGGVSEGGSVYEHRSKRDGRGGASTEVYHKEYERRGSCVDVERKTLDVKRQMERGMAKFHKKVGEKFIIYFQAYTNTYGDPAYLERIWREALEEESVVGISIATRPDCLGVPGGIVEAKKTEMTVTGNTSEDAESIISMLGRLQKEYAARGKFIWIELGLQTMHETTAQYIRRGYSLSVYETAVQALTDNNIPYIVHVILGLPDETEEDMLATVRYTCGQQAKPFGIKLQLLHVLRGTDLCADYEAGEFEVLSQDAYIELVIRCLEIIPDDIVIHRVTGDGPKNILVAPLWSGNKRQVLNTLHQKMKNEKREQGTWAK; encoded by the coding sequence GTGGTAGAGATTATGGGACAGGAAAAATGGCTGGATAAGCCGTATTATTCATTGGATGCATATATGAAATACACCTATGGACAGAAGGTGTACAAAATTGCGGTTGATGCAGGACTTACCTGCCCAAACCGCGATGGTACACTTGGTGAACGTGGGTGTATTTTTTGTAGTGCCGGGGGAAGCGGCGATTTTGCAGTGCCGATTGCGGGTGGTGTATCTGAAGGCGGAAGCGTGTACGAACACCGGTCGAAGCGGGATGGCCGGGGCGGTGCATCGACAGAGGTCTATCATAAGGAATATGAGCGTCGGGGAAGCTGCGTCGATGTGGAGCGCAAAACGCTTGATGTCAAGCGGCAGATGGAACGTGGAATGGCGAAGTTCCACAAGAAGGTTGGAGAGAAGTTCATCATCTATTTTCAGGCATACACAAACACGTATGGAGATCCGGCATATCTGGAACGTATCTGGCGGGAGGCGTTAGAAGAGGAATCCGTCGTCGGAATCAGCATCGCGACAAGACCGGATTGTCTGGGCGTTCCGGGAGGAATCGTTGAGGCGAAAAAGACGGAGATGACTGTAACAGGGAATACGTCTGAAGATGCAGAGTCAATCATTTCGATGCTCGGAAGACTACAGAAAGAATATGCCGCACGTGGCAAATTCATCTGGATTGAACTTGGACTGCAGACGATGCATGAAACAACTGCGCAATACATCCGCCGGGGGTATTCACTTTCTGTTTACGAGACTGCGGTTCAGGCACTTACCGATAACAATATTCCATATATTGTGCATGTGATCTTAGGACTGCCGGACGAGACAGAAGAGGATATGCTCGCGACGGTACGGTATACATGTGGGCAGCAGGCAAAGCCGTTTGGTATCAAACTGCAGCTGCTACATGTACTGCGTGGTACGGATCTGTGTGCAGATTATGAAGCAGGGGAGTTTGAAGTGTTGTCACAGGATGCGTATATTGAACTTGTTATCCGATGTCTGGAAATTATTCCGGATGATATAGTGATTCATCGTGTTACCGGAGATGGACCAAAAAATATTCTGGTCGCACCGCTTTGGTCAGGAAACAAACGGCAGGTGTTAAATACTCTTCACCAGAAGATGAAAAACGAAAAAAGAGAACAGGGTACATGGGCAAAATAA
- a CDS encoding ATP-binding protein, with translation MYKEVPGLVLYRDLGKDSILYSMADIFEAWEKKTSTKEELVTRIYQQIKRILDVATSYGFNRNLWQDYLAFLLITNENSFTLTCEKVGAGDGSVNAFAKNDYAIFKRLFHFDFTPIEEDLGINCFTTITNYKSLPKKEQMYNQNVSEKVRDISDRVSAAESVDEIFDIMTAFYKQYGVGMFGLNKAFRIRHDEGKELEFIPITNTDKVMLDDLIGYEIQKKKLVDNTEAFVLGKKANNCLLFGDSGTGKSTSIKAIINQYYEQGLRMIEIYKHQFKDLSAVISHVKNRNYKFIIYMDDLSFEEFEIEYKYLKAVIEGGLETKPDNVLIYATSNRRHLIKETWNDRDDVETDNGMHRSDTMQEKLSLVNRFGVTISYSRPSRNEFNDIVLGLAKKHPEIGLSEQELLAEANKWELSHGGVSGRTAQQFMNYLAGKA, from the coding sequence ATGTACAAAGAAGTGCCGGGACTCGTTTTATATCGTGATTTAGGAAAAGACAGTATCTTGTATTCCATGGCGGATATTTTTGAAGCATGGGAGAAGAAAACGAGTACCAAGGAGGAATTGGTTACACGGATTTACCAGCAGATCAAGCGGATTTTGGATGTGGCAACCAGCTATGGATTCAACCGAAACCTGTGGCAGGATTACCTGGCGTTTTTGCTGATTACAAACGAGAATTCATTTACACTTACCTGCGAGAAGGTTGGTGCGGGAGATGGATCAGTCAATGCATTTGCAAAAAATGACTACGCCATCTTCAAACGGTTGTTCCATTTTGATTTTACTCCGATTGAGGAAGATCTCGGTATCAATTGTTTTACAACAATCACGAATTATAAATCACTGCCGAAGAAGGAACAGATGTACAATCAGAATGTCAGTGAGAAGGTGCGAGATATCAGTGATCGCGTGAGTGCGGCAGAAAGTGTGGATGAAATCTTTGATATCATGACCGCTTTTTATAAACAGTATGGAGTTGGAATGTTCGGCCTGAACAAGGCATTCCGCATCCGCCATGATGAGGGTAAGGAGCTGGAATTTATCCCGATTACAAATACGGATAAGGTAATGCTTGATGATCTGATCGGTTATGAGATCCAGAAGAAAAAGCTGGTGGATAATACAGAGGCATTTGTGCTTGGAAAAAAGGCGAACAATTGTCTGCTGTTTGGTGACAGCGGTACGGGAAAATCGACGAGTATCAAGGCAATTATCAACCAGTACTATGAGCAGGGACTGCGTATGATCGAGATCTACAAGCACCAGTTTAAAGATCTGTCGGCCGTGATCTCCCACGTGAAAAATCGAAATTACAAATTCATTATCTATATGGATGATCTTTCTTTTGAAGAATTCGAGATAGAGTATAAATATCTGAAAGCAGTGATTGAAGGTGGACTCGAGACAAAGCCGGACAATGTGCTGATTTATGCAACTTCAAACCGGAGACATTTGATTAAGGAGACATGGAATGACCGTGATGATGTTGAGACTGATAACGGTATGCATCGTTCCGATACGATGCAGGAGAAGCTTTCTTTAGTCAACCGTTTTGGTGTGACAATCAGCTATTCACGTCCGTCAAGAAATGAATTTAATGATATTGTACTTGGTCTGGCGAAGAAACATCCAGAAATCGGACTTTCAGAGCAGGAATTGCTGGCGGAAGCAAATAAATGGGAACTTTCCCATGGAGGTGTATCCGGACGTACGGCACAGCAGTTTATGAATTATCTTGCTGGAAAAGCATGA
- a CDS encoding type II secretion system F family protein — MDYRKYKTGISFWLFVSGISLGISSGAGYLFYDAWWGSWMIVFLAPATFKMTMDFCIERRKSQLKKEFCDVMTLVSGNLNAGYSLENALVQVQKSNGTSFSLMNQELLVLIRGITCKKRVETMLKDLAERSGIEEIMEFANRLETAKRYGGNIPYLIRQLTANMLDVELVETEIQTTIAAKRLEGRIMLIVPFGILAFMKITNPEYMCVLYDTIAGRVLMTGILLAVGICAWWVEKIIRIEV; from the coding sequence GTGGATTATCGGAAGTATAAAACAGGCATTTCTTTTTGGCTGTTTGTATCAGGGATCAGTCTGGGAATAAGCAGTGGTGCCGGTTATTTGTTTTATGATGCATGGTGGGGAAGCTGGATGATTGTATTTCTGGCTCCGGCCACATTTAAAATGACGATGGATTTCTGCATTGAACGCAGAAAAAGTCAATTAAAAAAGGAATTTTGCGATGTTATGACATTGGTGTCAGGGAATTTGAATGCCGGGTATTCTTTGGAAAATGCATTGGTTCAGGTGCAGAAATCGAACGGAACTTCATTTTCGCTTATGAATCAGGAATTGCTGGTGTTGATCCGCGGGATTACATGCAAAAAAAGAGTGGAGACAATGCTAAAAGATCTGGCGGAAAGAAGCGGGATAGAAGAAATTATGGAGTTTGCAAATAGGCTGGAGACGGCAAAACGGTATGGAGGGAATATTCCGTATCTGATCCGGCAGCTTACTGCGAATATGCTGGATGTGGAACTGGTGGAAACAGAGATACAGACAACTATAGCGGCAAAAAGACTGGAAGGAAGAATTATGCTGATCGTTCCGTTTGGAATATTAGCTTTTATGAAAATCACAAATCCGGAATATATGTGCGTACTGTATGACACGATTGCGGGACGCGTCTTGATGACGGGGATTTTGCTGGCAGTTGGTATATGCGCATGGTGGGTTGAGAAAATTATTCGAATTGAGGTGTAA
- a CDS encoding CpaF family protein gives MELQSLRERLKMRITSELDLAQEMADEDIARMIDRCIAEETKGQYVPLKEKVGLRVELFNSLRRLDVLTELLEDESVTEIMVNSVSDIFVERGGTLTRFEKGFSSEERLEAVIQHIVGDCNRRINAANPIVDARLVDGSRVCVVTRPISLGGPIITIRRFPKQRITMEKLIAMGSLDAGVAAVLQILVQAGYNIFISGGTGSGKTTMLNALSDFVPKDARIVTIEDSAELQIQGVENLVRMEARMANLEGENEITIRDLIKASLRLRPDRIIVGEVRDAAAIDMLQAMNSGHDGSLSTGHANSAEDMLTRLETMVLLDMEIPLLAVRRQIASAVDIVIHVSRLRDKSRKVIQICEVNGMEQGEIKLNSLFEFRESGIRNGKVQGMLHKIHDLMYLEKLQNAGLMGVFEEAVCGLSEV, from the coding sequence ATGGAACTGCAGTCTTTGCGGGAACGTCTGAAGATGCGCATAACATCAGAATTGGATCTGGCACAGGAAATGGCGGATGAAGACATAGCCAGAATGATTGACCGGTGTATTGCAGAGGAAACAAAGGGGCAATATGTACCGCTCAAAGAAAAGGTTGGACTGCGGGTTGAGTTGTTCAACAGCTTACGCAGGCTGGATGTTCTGACAGAGCTTTTAGAAGACGAAAGTGTAACGGAGATCATGGTCAACAGTGTGTCGGATATTTTTGTGGAACGTGGTGGGACATTGACACGGTTTGAAAAAGGATTTTCATCGGAAGAACGACTGGAAGCGGTGATCCAGCATATTGTCGGAGATTGTAACCGTCGTATCAATGCTGCAAATCCAATCGTGGATGCGCGGCTGGTGGATGGATCAAGGGTATGTGTGGTCACAAGACCGATTTCACTGGGTGGGCCGATCATCACGATCCGTCGATTCCCCAAGCAGAGAATCACTATGGAAAAACTGATTGCGATGGGAAGTCTGGATGCGGGAGTTGCGGCAGTGTTACAGATTTTGGTGCAGGCAGGCTATAACATTTTTATATCTGGTGGAACTGGTTCCGGAAAGACGACTATGCTCAATGCTTTAAGTGATTTTGTGCCAAAGGATGCGCGAATCGTAACAATCGAGGACTCGGCGGAACTTCAGATACAAGGGGTGGAAAATCTTGTGCGGATGGAGGCACGGATGGCGAATCTCGAAGGTGAAAACGAAATCACGATACGGGATCTGATTAAGGCGAGTTTAAGACTCCGGCCGGATCGAATTATCGTGGGGGAGGTACGTGATGCTGCGGCGATAGACATGCTTCAGGCGATGAACTCGGGGCATGACGGCTCTCTTTCTACAGGACATGCAAATTCTGCGGAGGATATGCTGACGCGATTAGAAACGATGGTGCTGCTGGATATGGAAATCCCGCTCTTGGCGGTACGCAGGCAGATTGCTTCGGCGGTTGATATTGTAATCCATGTGAGCCGGCTGCGGGATAAAAGCAGAAAAGTAATACAGATATGTGAGGTAAACGGTATGGAACAAGGTGAAATCAAGTTAAATTCGTTATTTGAATTTAGGGAATCCGGTATAAGGAATGGGAAAGTACAGGGAATGCTTCATAAGATACATGATCTGATGTATTTGGAAAAACTGCAGAATGCCGGACTTATGGGCGTCTTCGAGGAGGCGGTTTGTGGATTATCGGAAGTATAA
- the trmL gene encoding tRNA (uridine(34)/cytosine(34)/5-carboxymethylaminomethyluridine(34)-2'-O)-methyltransferase TrmL, whose amino-acid sequence MLNIVLHEPEMPANTGNIGRTCVATGVRLHLIEPLGFLLNDKMVKRAGLDYWDRLDVTRYDDYDDFLAKNPDSKIYMATTKSKQKYTDVKYEDDCFIMFGAESRGIPEEILLRNKENCVRIPMMPGERSLNLSNSVGIVLYEALRQLDFPGLETEGQLHHFQW is encoded by the coding sequence ATGTTAAACATAGTATTACATGAGCCGGAAATGCCGGCAAATACAGGAAATATTGGGCGTACCTGCGTGGCAACGGGGGTACGTCTGCATTTGATCGAGCCACTCGGATTTTTATTGAATGACAAGATGGTGAAGCGCGCGGGATTGGATTACTGGGATCGTCTGGATGTGACACGCTATGATGATTACGATGATTTTCTTGCGAAGAATCCGGACTCGAAGATCTATATGGCAACGACGAAATCAAAGCAGAAATACACGGATGTGAAATACGAGGATGACTGCTTTATTATGTTTGGTGCTGAGAGTAGAGGAATTCCTGAGGAAATTCTGCTTCGGAACAAAGAAAATTGTGTGCGTATCCCGATGATGCCGGGCGAGCGTTCCCTGAATTTATCAAATTCGGTTGGTATTGTGTTGTACGAGGCATTAAGACAGTTGGATTTCCCGGGATTAGAGACAGAAGGACAGTTGCATCATTTTCAGTGGTAG
- a CDS encoding Lrp/AsnC family transcriptional regulator, which translates to MRNEILKLLETDSRLTVKDIAAMIGADEAAVAADIKAMEDESIICGYHTMIDWDKVGAEMVTAMIEVKVTPQREAGFDQIADRVRNFDEVHSVYLIAGAYDFMVVIQGKTLREVSHFVSEKLAIIEDVIATSTNFVLKKYKDHGVIFQTPSQDERLVIAP; encoded by the coding sequence ATGAGAAATGAAATTTTGAAGCTGCTCGAAACTGACAGCAGACTGACAGTGAAGGATATTGCCGCGATGATCGGCGCGGATGAAGCCGCGGTGGCCGCGGATATCAAAGCGATGGAAGACGAAAGCATCATCTGTGGATACCATACTATGATTGACTGGGATAAGGTTGGAGCGGAAATGGTAACAGCCATGATCGAAGTCAAGGTTACACCGCAGAGAGAAGCGGGATTTGACCAAATCGCGGATCGTGTCAGAAATTTCGATGAAGTACACTCTGTCTACCTGATTGCAGGTGCATACGACTTTATGGTTGTTATTCAGGGAAAGACTTTGCGGGAGGTTTCGCATTTTGTATCCGAAAAGCTGGCAATTATCGAGGATGTTATTGCTACATCCACGAACTTTGTACTGAAAAAATATAAAGACCATGGTGTCATTTTCCAGACACCAAGTCAGGATGAAAGGTTGGTAATTGCACCGTGA
- a CDS encoding A24 family peptidase, which produces MDLSTYKISNRLCFWMAGNGLLAQWYAHGVEGLVESGRGMLVGVVVLFGLFAIRVLGAGDVKLVGAVGTFVGNRIWEALLCICFMTGVIAVCRMIYITWLCRDKSFTEIEKIRVWGRQLHMSVPVFLGVMLSVMGGVRIGI; this is translated from the coding sequence GTGGACCTTAGCACATATAAAATTTCAAATCGATTATGTTTTTGGATGGCAGGAAATGGTCTGCTGGCACAGTGGTATGCGCATGGAGTGGAAGGGCTTGTGGAAAGCGGACGGGGAATGCTGGTTGGAGTTGTGGTTTTATTTGGATTATTTGCGATCCGCGTCCTGGGTGCCGGTGATGTAAAACTGGTTGGTGCGGTTGGTACATTTGTCGGAAACCGGATCTGGGAGGCATTGCTTTGTATCTGCTTTATGACGGGTGTGATTGCGGTATGCCGCATGATATATATCACGTGGCTATGCAGGGATAAATCTTTTACGGAAATCGAAAAGATCCGAGTGTGGGGCAGGCAGCTGCATATGTCGGTTCCTGTTTTTCTGGGAGTTATGTTGAGTGTGATGGGAGGTGTGAGAATTGGCATATAA
- a CDS encoding AI-2E family transporter, with product MKDKKHLVQLILAIITFTVLLIFVVNHLHIISGFFSMAFSVLLPFLIGCGIAFVLNIPMRGIEQGIFKNEKNRLYRFRRPISMVLTYIAALLFIALVLFVVVPEVADTVGKVKELLPGFVNRAKDLALAYTKNIPAISEKIAGIEPDFDQIFSFFNDNGGEIMSATVSIFSSIIGTVINIFIGIVFSAYILAQKEKLGRQTKLVIYALFKEKAADELMVFGKIASTTFSKFFTGQFREGIILGIMFMIAMAIAGIQYPLTIGVLIAFTALIPVFGAFIGLFIGCFLLLVVDPKQVLWFVLLFFILQFIENYFIYPKLVGGDINLPAIWVLLAVIAGGDLMGVVGMFIFIPLVSVLYAYFRSIVYRRIKKREIDVDEKQVPDDVVPLESAGRRLFAMKTKDEKADSKKQNKEM from the coding sequence ATGAAAGACAAAAAACATTTGGTACAATTGATACTTGCGATTATTACATTTACGGTACTTTTGATATTTGTAGTCAATCATCTGCATATTATAAGCGGATTTTTCAGTATGGCTTTTTCTGTACTGCTTCCATTTTTAATCGGGTGCGGGATTGCATTTGTGTTGAACATTCCGATGCGCGGAATTGAACAGGGAATTTTTAAGAATGAAAAAAACCGTCTGTATCGTTTCCGCCGTCCAATCAGCATGGTACTTACGTATATTGCGGCGCTGCTTTTTATAGCACTTGTGTTATTTGTAGTTGTACCGGAAGTTGCGGATACCGTCGGAAAAGTGAAAGAGCTTCTGCCAGGATTTGTAAACCGGGCAAAAGACCTTGCGCTTGCATACACAAAGAATATTCCGGCCATATCGGAGAAAATTGCGGGGATTGAACCGGATTTTGACCAGATATTCTCGTTTTTTAATGATAACGGTGGAGAAATCATGTCAGCGACGGTTTCTATTTTCTCTTCCATCATTGGAACCGTCATAAATATATTTATTGGGATTGTGTTTTCTGCATATATTCTGGCACAGAAAGAGAAACTCGGCAGACAGACGAAGCTTGTCATCTATGCGTTGTTCAAGGAAAAGGCGGCAGATGAGCTGATGGTGTTTGGCAAGATTGCAAGTACGACATTCTCCAAGTTTTTTACCGGACAGTTCCGCGAGGGTATCATCCTCGGCATCATGTTCATGATTGCAATGGCAATCGCGGGCATACAATATCCGCTCACGATAGGTGTTTTGATTGCATTTACGGCATTGATACCGGTCTTTGGTGCATTTATAGGACTTTTTATCGGGTGCTTTCTGCTTCTGGTTGTCGATCCGAAGCAGGTGCTGTGGTTTGTGCTGCTGTTCTTTATATTACAGTTTATAGAGAATTATTTTATCTATCCGAAGCTTGTCGGCGGAGACATTAATCTGCCCGCAATCTGGGTGCTTCTGGCTGTGATTGCCGGTGGGGACCTGATGGGTGTGGTCGGAATGTTTATCTTCATTCCGCTTGTGTCTGTGCTTTATGCATATTTTCGGTCGATTGTGTACCGGAGAATAAAAAAACGGGAGATTGATGTCGATGAAAAACAGGTGCCGGACGATGTAGTGCCACTCGAATCGGCAGGCAGGCGGCTGTTTGCAATGAAAACAAAAGACGAAAAAGCGGACAGTAAAAAACAAAACAAGGAGATGTAA